A single window of Nicotiana sylvestris chromosome 3, ASM39365v2, whole genome shotgun sequence DNA harbors:
- the LOC104240033 gene encoding factor of DNA methylation 1-like isoform X1 yields the protein MYILELILLLYQIQMSSSSDEEVELSDSEIYEFKEKPYEELRTGKLRVKGPNGSLRCPFCAGKKKQDYKYKDLLQHATGVGKGSANRRAKQKANHLALAKYLQTDLVNEADPIPARAVTPERSEPEKTELFCWPWTGVVVNISKEAANGRSLDDKEYWLRKFSIYMPSEVKFFYDNQARVSEAIVRFNSDWTGFKSAMEFEKSFEASHCSKQEWKADRSCPGPNIYGWVAREDDYIAEGAIGEYLREKGKLKTISDLINEETHDKKKVVANLANEIDMKNENLDKLQTRFNLNTLSLSQMLEEKDMLHRAFFEESRKMQRLAREHVQKVLLEQEMLSVELESKKKKLDAWSRELNKREALTEREKQKLDDEKKQNDERNSALQMASAEQRKADENVLRLVEEQKREKEEALRKILELEREIDARQKLEMEIAELKGKLEVMKHLGGNDDAAVQNKIKEMNEELKQKMEEMDDMESLNQTLLAKERQSNDELQDARRTLIDGLKEIVTSGRSQIGIKRMGEIDAKAFQNALKQRLPSAEAEIKALELCSLWQENLKAQDWHPFKTVMVDESHVERMIDENDESLQKLKEEWGDEIFNAVTTALKEIEEYNPSGRYIINELWNFKEGRKATLKEVTSYIFKQLKTHKRKRP from the exons ATGTACATTTTAGAATTGATTCTTCTTTTATATCAAATCCAGATGAGCAGCAGCTCAGATGAAGAAGTAGAGTTGAGTGACTCTGAGATTTATGAGTTCAAAGAGAAGCCTTATGAAGAATTACGAACTGGAAAGCTGAGAGTGAAGGGTCCAAATGGGTCCCTTAGATGTCCCTTCTGTGCAGGGAAGAAAAAACAAGACTACAAGTACAAGGACCTTCTTCAACATGCTACAGGGGTTGGTAAAGGTTCTGCTAACCGAAGGGCTAAGCAGAAGGCAAACCATTTGGCTCTTGCAAAGTATCTGCAAACAGACCTAGTAAATGAGGCCGATCCAATACCTGCACGTGCTGTGACACCAGAACGTTCAGAACCTGAAAAAACTGAACTGTTCTGTTGGCCTTGGACTGGGGTTGTCGTTAATATATCAAAGGAAGCAGCAAATGGCAGATCTCTAGACGATAAAGAGTACTGGTTGAGAAAGTTTTCCATCTATATGCCTTCGGAAGTCAAGTTTTTCTATGATAACCAAGCTAGGGTCTCCGAAGCTATTGTGAGGTTCAATAGTGATTGGACTGGTTTTAAGAGTGCGATGGAGTTCGAGAAGTCCTTCGAAGCCTCTCACTGCAGCAAACAAGAATGGAAAGCCGATAGAAGTTGCCCTGGTCCAAATATTTATGGATGGGTTGCTCGCGAAGATGATTATATAGCAGAAGGGGCTATAGGAGAATACCTGCGAGAGAAGGGGAAGTTGAAGACGATATCTGACCTAATTAATGAAGAAACACATGATAAAAAGAAGGTTGTAGCAAATCTAGCCAATGAAATtgacatgaaaaatgaaaatctaGATAAACTACAGACAAGATTCAATTTGAATACGCTATCTCTTAGTCAGATGCTTGAGGAGAAAGACATGCTACACCGTGCTTTCTTTGAAG AATCAAGGAAGATGCAACGCCTTGCACGTGAACATGTACAGAAGGTCCTGTTAGAGCAGGAAATGTTAAGTGTAGAGTTGGAGAGCAAGAAGAAGAAGCTTGATGCTTGGAGCAGAGAACTGAATAAACGTGAAGCCTTAACTGAGCGAGAAAAGCAAAAGCTTGACGATGAGAAGAAACAG AATGATGAGAGAAATTCAGCACTTCAAATGGCCTCTGCGGAACAAAGAAAAGCTGATGAGAATGTCTTAAGACTGGTCGAAGAACAAAAG AGGGAGAAGGAGGAAGCCTTGAGAAAGATACTTGAGCTAGAAAGGGAAATAGATGCCAGGCAAAAACTGGAAATGGAAATAGCAGAACTTAAAGGAAAACTAGAGGTTATGAAGCACCTTGGAGGCAATGATGATGCAGCTGTACAAAATAAGATTAAGGAGATGAACGAGGAGCTGAAACAGAAAATGGAGGAGATGGATGATATGGAGTCCCTGAACCAGACTCTCCTTGCAAAGGAGCGCCAAAGTAATGATGAGTTGCAAGATGCACGGCGCACCTTAATTGAT GGATTGAAAGAGATAGTGACCAGTGGGCGCTCCCAAATTGGGATAAAAAGAATGGGGGAAATTGATGCAAAGGCCTTTCAGAATGCATTGAAGCAGAGATTACCAAGTGCAGAAGCTGAAATCAAGGCCTTGGAACTGTGTTCCCTGTGGCAGGAAAATCTAAAAGCCCAAGACTGGCATCCCTTTAAAACTGTTATGGTTGATGAGTCGCATGTGGAG AGAATGATAGATGAGAATGATGAATCATTACAAAAGCTGAAGGAGGAATGGGGGGATGAAATCTTCAATGCGGTGACGACAGCTCTGAAGGAGATAGAGGAATACAATCCTAGTGGTAGATACATAATTAATGAGCTCTGGAATTTC
- the LOC104240033 gene encoding factor of DNA methylation 1-like isoform X2: MSSSSDEEVELSDSEIYEFKEKPYEELRTGKLRVKGPNGSLRCPFCAGKKKQDYKYKDLLQHATGVGKGSANRRAKQKANHLALAKYLQTDLVNEADPIPARAVTPERSEPEKTELFCWPWTGVVVNISKEAANGRSLDDKEYWLRKFSIYMPSEVKFFYDNQARVSEAIVRFNSDWTGFKSAMEFEKSFEASHCSKQEWKADRSCPGPNIYGWVAREDDYIAEGAIGEYLREKGKLKTISDLINEETHDKKKVVANLANEIDMKNENLDKLQTRFNLNTLSLSQMLEEKDMLHRAFFEESRKMQRLAREHVQKVLLEQEMLSVELESKKKKLDAWSRELNKREALTEREKQKLDDEKKQNDERNSALQMASAEQRKADENVLRLVEEQKREKEEALRKILELEREIDARQKLEMEIAELKGKLEVMKHLGGNDDAAVQNKIKEMNEELKQKMEEMDDMESLNQTLLAKERQSNDELQDARRTLIDGLKEIVTSGRSQIGIKRMGEIDAKAFQNALKQRLPSAEAEIKALELCSLWQENLKAQDWHPFKTVMVDESHVERMIDENDESLQKLKEEWGDEIFNAVTTALKEIEEYNPSGRYIINELWNFKEGRKATLKEVTSYIFKQLKTHKRKRP; the protein is encoded by the exons ATGAGCAGCAGCTCAGATGAAGAAGTAGAGTTGAGTGACTCTGAGATTTATGAGTTCAAAGAGAAGCCTTATGAAGAATTACGAACTGGAAAGCTGAGAGTGAAGGGTCCAAATGGGTCCCTTAGATGTCCCTTCTGTGCAGGGAAGAAAAAACAAGACTACAAGTACAAGGACCTTCTTCAACATGCTACAGGGGTTGGTAAAGGTTCTGCTAACCGAAGGGCTAAGCAGAAGGCAAACCATTTGGCTCTTGCAAAGTATCTGCAAACAGACCTAGTAAATGAGGCCGATCCAATACCTGCACGTGCTGTGACACCAGAACGTTCAGAACCTGAAAAAACTGAACTGTTCTGTTGGCCTTGGACTGGGGTTGTCGTTAATATATCAAAGGAAGCAGCAAATGGCAGATCTCTAGACGATAAAGAGTACTGGTTGAGAAAGTTTTCCATCTATATGCCTTCGGAAGTCAAGTTTTTCTATGATAACCAAGCTAGGGTCTCCGAAGCTATTGTGAGGTTCAATAGTGATTGGACTGGTTTTAAGAGTGCGATGGAGTTCGAGAAGTCCTTCGAAGCCTCTCACTGCAGCAAACAAGAATGGAAAGCCGATAGAAGTTGCCCTGGTCCAAATATTTATGGATGGGTTGCTCGCGAAGATGATTATATAGCAGAAGGGGCTATAGGAGAATACCTGCGAGAGAAGGGGAAGTTGAAGACGATATCTGACCTAATTAATGAAGAAACACATGATAAAAAGAAGGTTGTAGCAAATCTAGCCAATGAAATtgacatgaaaaatgaaaatctaGATAAACTACAGACAAGATTCAATTTGAATACGCTATCTCTTAGTCAGATGCTTGAGGAGAAAGACATGCTACACCGTGCTTTCTTTGAAG AATCAAGGAAGATGCAACGCCTTGCACGTGAACATGTACAGAAGGTCCTGTTAGAGCAGGAAATGTTAAGTGTAGAGTTGGAGAGCAAGAAGAAGAAGCTTGATGCTTGGAGCAGAGAACTGAATAAACGTGAAGCCTTAACTGAGCGAGAAAAGCAAAAGCTTGACGATGAGAAGAAACAG AATGATGAGAGAAATTCAGCACTTCAAATGGCCTCTGCGGAACAAAGAAAAGCTGATGAGAATGTCTTAAGACTGGTCGAAGAACAAAAG AGGGAGAAGGAGGAAGCCTTGAGAAAGATACTTGAGCTAGAAAGGGAAATAGATGCCAGGCAAAAACTGGAAATGGAAATAGCAGAACTTAAAGGAAAACTAGAGGTTATGAAGCACCTTGGAGGCAATGATGATGCAGCTGTACAAAATAAGATTAAGGAGATGAACGAGGAGCTGAAACAGAAAATGGAGGAGATGGATGATATGGAGTCCCTGAACCAGACTCTCCTTGCAAAGGAGCGCCAAAGTAATGATGAGTTGCAAGATGCACGGCGCACCTTAATTGAT GGATTGAAAGAGATAGTGACCAGTGGGCGCTCCCAAATTGGGATAAAAAGAATGGGGGAAATTGATGCAAAGGCCTTTCAGAATGCATTGAAGCAGAGATTACCAAGTGCAGAAGCTGAAATCAAGGCCTTGGAACTGTGTTCCCTGTGGCAGGAAAATCTAAAAGCCCAAGACTGGCATCCCTTTAAAACTGTTATGGTTGATGAGTCGCATGTGGAG AGAATGATAGATGAGAATGATGAATCATTACAAAAGCTGAAGGAGGAATGGGGGGATGAAATCTTCAATGCGGTGACGACAGCTCTGAAGGAGATAGAGGAATACAATCCTAGTGGTAGATACATAATTAATGAGCTCTGGAATTTC